From Salipiger profundus, a single genomic window includes:
- a CDS encoding GcvT family protein: MSSFPERANVVIVGLGGIVGASVAHHLIERGWTDIVGIDKSAIPTDIGSTGHASDFCYCTSHDLLSTWCTMYSVDFYEKMGHYSRIGGLEVARVGDDARMQELKRRCDSGRAFGTNVRMISAAEAKEKFPLLEEDQIQGAMWDPDAGLVVPRSQTVAGKLVDAAEKSGNLRAFANTPALELLQENGRITGVKTHRGTIMADHVVVCAGLWGRLIAEMAGEDLPVMPVDHPLTFFGPYDEFAGTGLEIGRPLLRDQGNSAYMRDTGDPLTTEGGQMEWGYYYEKDVRMVHPRDILEKGQARLGPSMRDLELEDVIEPLERAMELTPILAELGFNESHSFNGLLQTTTDGGPSMGESRKLRGLWYAVAVWVKDGPGMGKLIADWMTDGRTEIDHHAIDYARFQDFQLEEDFIWGRCEETAAKIYNPPVHPREPFGNGRGIRRSPFHEREVELGGYFMELGGWERAHGYAANEHLLEKYADQVPVRENEWDNRHFWRVSNAEQLEMSADCGIINLSHFHMTDISGPDHVALMEWLCAAKIGGGTMVGKGIYTHMLDDEGNVRADFTVFRMADKCRLVNGADAGPRDLEYMKRMAQDKGFDVTITDVTEAYTTIGIWGPNARETLKKVVADPEALNVENFPFAAIKPIEIAGKTVTAFRISYVGEQGWELHMPYDDGLAVWDALRETGVLAVGVETYANSRRLEKSLRLQNADLHTQYNLYEADLARPKVKEADFRGKEKHLEYRARAHQPAMLCTLVMTDNVDSNGVARYPVNTMPVMDPETGAVLVDALGRRSYTTSQAFGPSVGRNIMLAYLPWDYCEVGRKLQVTYFDEPFPVEVAGVGYAPLYDPENLKPRS; the protein is encoded by the coding sequence ATGTCCTCGTTTCCCGAACGCGCAAATGTCGTCATCGTCGGTCTCGGCGGCATCGTCGGCGCCTCCGTCGCGCATCACCTGATAGAGCGCGGCTGGACCGACATCGTCGGCATCGACAAGTCCGCCATCCCCACCGACATCGGCTCGACCGGCCATGCCTCGGACTTCTGCTACTGCACCAGCCACGACCTGCTGAGCACGTGGTGCACGATGTATTCCGTCGATTTCTACGAGAAGATGGGCCACTACAGCCGCATCGGCGGTCTCGAGGTCGCGCGCGTCGGCGACGATGCCCGGATGCAGGAGCTCAAGCGCCGCTGCGATTCCGGCCGCGCCTTCGGCACCAACGTCAGGATGATCTCGGCCGCCGAGGCCAAGGAGAAGTTCCCGCTTCTGGAAGAGGACCAGATCCAGGGCGCCATGTGGGACCCGGACGCGGGCCTTGTCGTGCCGCGCTCGCAGACCGTCGCGGGCAAGCTGGTGGATGCCGCCGAGAAAAGCGGCAACCTGCGGGCCTTTGCCAACACCCCGGCGCTGGAGCTTCTGCAGGAAAACGGTCGGATCACCGGCGTGAAGACCCATCGCGGCACCATCATGGCCGATCACGTCGTGGTCTGCGCCGGCCTCTGGGGCCGCCTCATCGCCGAGATGGCGGGCGAGGATCTGCCGGTGATGCCGGTCGACCACCCGCTGACCTTCTTCGGCCCCTACGACGAGTTCGCCGGCACCGGGCTCGAGATCGGCCGTCCGCTGCTGCGCGACCAGGGCAACTCGGCCTACATGCGTGACACCGGCGACCCGCTGACCACCGAGGGCGGCCAGATGGAGTGGGGCTACTACTACGAGAAGGACGTGCGGATGGTGCATCCGCGCGACATTCTCGAAAAGGGCCAGGCCCGTCTCGGGCCGTCCATGCGCGATCTCGAGCTGGAAGACGTGATCGAGCCGCTCGAGCGCGCGATGGAGCTGACCCCGATCCTCGCCGAGCTGGGCTTCAACGAAAGCCACTCGTTCAACGGCCTGCTGCAGACCACCACCGACGGCGGCCCCTCGATGGGCGAAAGCCGCAAGCTGCGTGGCCTGTGGTACGCGGTGGCGGTCTGGGTCAAGGACGGCCCCGGCATGGGCAAGCTCATCGCCGACTGGATGACCGACGGCCGCACCGAGATCGACCATCACGCCATCGACTACGCACGCTTCCAGGACTTCCAGCTCGAGGAAGACTTCATCTGGGGCCGCTGCGAAGAGACAGCCGCCAAGATCTACAACCCGCCGGTTCACCCGCGCGAGCCCTTCGGCAACGGGCGCGGCATCCGCCGCTCGCCGTTCCATGAGCGCGAAGTCGAGCTGGGTGGCTACTTCATGGAACTCGGCGGCTGGGAGCGGGCGCACGGCTACGCGGCCAACGAGCACCTGCTCGAGAAATACGCCGACCAGGTGCCGGTCCGCGAGAACGAGTGGGACAACCGCCACTTCTGGCGCGTGTCCAACGCCGAACAACTCGAGATGAGCGCCGATTGCGGCATCATCAACCTGTCGCACTTCCACATGACCGACATCAGCGGCCCCGACCACGTGGCGCTGATGGAATGGCTCTGTGCCGCGAAGATCGGCGGCGGCACCATGGTCGGCAAGGGCATCTACACCCACATGCTCGATGACGAGGGCAACGTGCGGGCCGACTTCACCGTCTTCCGCATGGCCGACAAGTGCCGGCTCGTGAACGGTGCCGACGCCGGCCCGCGCGATCTGGAATACATGAAGCGGATGGCGCAGGACAAAGGCTTCGACGTCACCATCACAGACGTGACCGAGGCGTATACCACCATTGGCATCTGGGGGCCCAACGCCCGCGAGACGCTGAAGAAGGTGGTGGCCGATCCGGAAGCGCTGAACGTCGAGAACTTCCCCTTCGCGGCGATCAAGCCGATCGAGATCGCGGGCAAGACCGTCACCGCCTTCCGGATTTCCTATGTCGGCGAGCAGGGCTGGGAGCTTCACATGCCCTACGACGACGGGCTTGCCGTCTGGGATGCGCTCCGCGAAACCGGCGTGCTGGCAGTGGGTGTCGAGACCTATGCGAACTCGCGCCGGCTCGAGAAGTCGCTGCGGCTGCAGAACGCGGACCTTCACACGCAATACAACCTCTACGAAGCCGACCTCGCGCGGCCCAAGGTCAAGGAGGCCGACTTCCGCGGCAAGGAGAAGCATCTCGAGTATCGCGCCCGCGCGCACCAGCCGGCGATGCTCTGCACGCTGGTGATGACCGACAACGTCGATTCGAACGGGGTGGCCCGCTACCCGGTGAACACCATGCCGGTGATGGATCCCGAGACCGGCGCCGTGCTGGTCGACGCGCTTGGCCGTCGCTCCTACACCACGTCGCAGGCGTTCGGGCCGAGCGTCGGGCGGAACATCATGCTGGCCTACCTCCCGTGGGACTACTGCGAGGTGGGCCGGAAGCTGCAGGTGACCTATTTCGACGAGCCCTTCCCGGTCGAGGTCGCGGGCGTCGGCTACGCACCGCTCTACGACCCGGAAAACCTCAAGCCCCGCAGCTGA
- a CDS encoding LysR substrate-binding domain-containing protein, whose protein sequence is MPKPYDLPSLGDLACFEAAARNLSFKVASSELNVTPAAVSHRIKALEQALGQPLFNRHYRGVELTEAGALLFVALQRGFETISDSVARIRHHHDRSGVAIAATTAMSGLWLTPRLAAFWKAHPGVAISQIIQDSGKVTGADLSIHYGDPAREEDETRVLFHDRILALGSPQFAASYGIDGLGDLAEAPLIHTQSGANAHTEWHDWFAAMDRPAPTGPGFFLNNYLISLQAAEDHVGAVLGWEGLLGNSLESGRLVQLVPEAMASPWPFYLRIHARASANARLFADWLAERG, encoded by the coding sequence GTGCCCAAGCCCTATGATTTACCCTCTCTCGGAGACCTTGCCTGCTTCGAGGCGGCTGCCCGCAATTTGAGCTTCAAGGTGGCCTCATCCGAACTCAACGTAACCCCGGCGGCCGTCAGCCACCGGATCAAGGCGCTGGAACAGGCCTTGGGTCAGCCGCTCTTCAACCGTCATTACCGCGGAGTCGAGCTGACCGAGGCGGGTGCGCTGCTGTTCGTCGCGCTGCAGCGGGGATTCGAGACGATCTCGGACAGCGTGGCGCGAATCCGTCATCACCATGATCGCAGCGGCGTTGCCATCGCGGCGACCACGGCGATGAGCGGGCTTTGGCTGACGCCCCGGCTCGCCGCGTTCTGGAAGGCGCATCCCGGGGTCGCGATATCCCAGATCATCCAGGACAGCGGGAAGGTCACGGGGGCGGATCTCAGCATCCATTACGGCGATCCGGCGCGGGAAGAGGACGAGACCCGCGTGCTCTTCCACGATCGCATCCTGGCGCTCGGCTCGCCGCAGTTCGCCGCGAGCTACGGGATTGACGGGCTCGGGGACCTGGCAGAGGCGCCGCTCATCCATACCCAGTCGGGGGCCAACGCCCATACCGAGTGGCATGACTGGTTCGCGGCAATGGACCGGCCGGCGCCGACCGGGCCGGGCTTCTTCCTGAACAACTACCTGATCTCCCTGCAGGCGGCCGAGGATCACGTCGGCGCGGTGCTGGGCTGGGAAGGTCTTCTGGGCAATTCGCTGGAAAGCGGCCGGCTTGTGCAGCTGGTGCCCGAGGCGATGGCGTCGCCCTGGCCGTTCTACCTGCGCATCCATGCCCGCGCCTCGGCCAACGCCCGGCTCTTCGCGGACTGGCTGGCGGAGCGGGGATAG
- a CDS encoding aromatic ring-hydroxylating oxygenase subunit alpha, which yields MAAQTPPLSELLLQHRPGHALPQPFYNDPAIFEADLEAFFYRDWLYAFPACLLEKTGSYQRLKIGAYDVIVLRDGKGEIAAFHNTCRHRGSVICAAAQGRVAKLTCPYHQWTYDLDGRLLWARDMGPDFDPSKHGLKPVHCRTMAGLVYICLADEAPDFDTFAETVAPYLAVHDLSNAKVAHQSTIIEKGNWKLVWENNRECYHCAGNHPDLCRTYPEDPTISGVSQDGVFPDTVEKHFNRLEQAGAPSRFRLSESGEFRVARMPLLDGAESYTINGKIAVQKKLGRIPMNDAGTLLLFHYPTTWNHFLSDHSITFRVTPIGPQETEVQTTWLVNKDAVEGVDYDLKNLTTVWEHTNDEDRRVVEDNQQGINSPAYEPGPYSASHEDGVIQFVSWYLDRMRASHLPDAMAAE from the coding sequence ATGGCAGCCCAGACGCCCCCGCTTTCCGAACTGCTGCTGCAGCACCGCCCCGGTCACGCGCTTCCGCAGCCGTTCTACAACGACCCCGCCATCTTCGAGGCCGACCTCGAGGCGTTCTTCTACCGCGACTGGCTCTATGCCTTCCCGGCCTGCCTGCTCGAGAAGACCGGCAGCTACCAGCGGCTGAAGATCGGCGCCTACGACGTGATCGTGCTGCGGGACGGCAAGGGCGAGATCGCCGCCTTCCACAACACCTGCCGCCATCGCGGCTCGGTGATCTGTGCGGCGGCGCAGGGCCGCGTGGCCAAGCTGACCTGCCCCTACCACCAGTGGACCTACGATCTTGACGGACGCCTGCTCTGGGCCCGCGACATGGGCCCGGACTTCGACCCGTCGAAGCATGGCCTCAAGCCGGTGCACTGCCGCACGATGGCAGGGCTGGTCTACATCTGCCTTGCCGACGAGGCGCCCGATTTCGACACCTTCGCCGAGACAGTCGCCCCCTATCTCGCGGTGCACGACCTGTCGAACGCCAAGGTTGCCCACCAGTCGACGATCATCGAAAAGGGCAACTGGAAGCTGGTCTGGGAGAACAACCGCGAGTGCTACCACTGCGCGGGCAACCACCCCGATCTGTGCCGGACCTACCCCGAGGACCCGACCATCAGCGGCGTGAGCCAGGACGGCGTGTTCCCGGACACCGTCGAGAAGCACTTCAACCGCCTCGAGCAGGCCGGGGCACCCTCGCGCTTCCGGCTGTCGGAGAGCGGCGAGTTCCGCGTCGCGCGGATGCCCCTGCTCGACGGTGCCGAAAGCTACACCATCAACGGCAAGATCGCCGTGCAGAAGAAGCTCGGCCGCATCCCTATGAACGACGCAGGCACGCTTCTGCTGTTCCACTACCCGACGACCTGGAACCACTTCCTGTCGGATCACTCCATCACCTTCCGCGTGACCCCGATCGGGCCGCAGGAAACCGAGGTGCAGACCACCTGGCTGGTCAACAAGGACGCGGTCGAGGGCGTGGATTACGACCTCAAGAACCTCACCACCGTCTGGGAGCACACCAACGACGAGGACCGTCGCGTCGTCGAGGACAACCAGCAGGGCATCAACTCGCCCGCCTACGAGCCCGGCCCCTACTCGGCCAGCCACGAGGACGGCGTGATCCAGTTCGTGAGCTGGTACCTCGACCGGATGCGCGCGTCACACCTCCCCGACGCCATGGCGGCAGAGTAA
- a CDS encoding hybrid-cluster NAD(P)-dependent oxidoreductase, producing MAASKTAAVWTDDEPLECVSILPETPNVITVCFQAPSGRPFGFRAGQFVTLELPVPGGPLYRTYTISSSPSRPLSLTITMKAQADSIGTRWIMDNLRPGMTLKALGPAGRFTATEHPAKKHLFISAGSGITPMMSMTTDFYDRGRACDIVFVNCARRPSEIIFRERLEHIASRMEGIELRWVVEAPDKYQPWTGYQGQFNQLMLGLMAPDYLEREVFCCGPEPFMQAVREALAGLGFDMEHYHQESFTAPGTPGPELVEAPVPEDDLPEENVQAEIAFEISGVTATCPETDTVLAAARSAGVAIPSGCTFGVCGTCKVKKTGGDVHMVHNGGITEDEIEEGYILACCSNPRGKVSLDL from the coding sequence ATGGCCGCAAGCAAGACCGCCGCCGTCTGGACCGACGACGAGCCGCTGGAGTGCGTCTCGATCCTGCCGGAGACCCCGAACGTCATCACCGTGTGCTTCCAGGCGCCGTCCGGGCGCCCGTTCGGCTTCCGCGCCGGGCAGTTCGTCACGCTCGAGCTGCCGGTGCCCGGAGGGCCGCTCTACCGCACCTACACGATCTCTTCGTCGCCCTCGCGCCCGCTGTCGCTGACGATCACCATGAAGGCGCAGGCCGACAGCATCGGCACACGCTGGATCATGGACAACCTGCGCCCCGGCATGACCCTCAAGGCGCTGGGGCCGGCGGGCCGCTTCACGGCGACCGAACACCCGGCGAAGAAGCACCTCTTCATCTCGGCGGGCTCCGGCATCACCCCGATGATGTCGATGACCACCGATTTCTACGATCGCGGCCGGGCCTGCGACATCGTCTTCGTGAACTGTGCCCGGCGCCCGTCAGAGATCATCTTCCGCGAGCGGCTGGAACATATCGCCTCGCGGATGGAGGGAATCGAGCTGCGCTGGGTGGTCGAGGCGCCCGACAAGTACCAGCCCTGGACCGGCTACCAGGGCCAGTTCAACCAGCTGATGCTTGGCCTCATGGCGCCCGACTACCTCGAGCGCGAGGTTTTCTGCTGCGGCCCCGAGCCCTTCATGCAGGCGGTGCGCGAGGCGCTGGCGGGTCTCGGCTTCGACATGGAGCACTACCACCAGGAAAGCTTCACCGCGCCGGGCACCCCTGGGCCCGAGCTGGTCGAGGCCCCCGTCCCCGAGGACGACCTGCCGGAAGAGAACGTGCAGGCCGAGATCGCCTTCGAGATTTCCGGCGTCACGGCCACCTGCCCCGAGACAGACACCGTCCTCGCGGCGGCGCGCTCTGCCGGGGTCGCGATCCCCTCGGGCTGCACGTTCGGCGTCTGCGGCACCTGCAAGGTGAAGAAGACCGGCGGCGATGTGCACATGGTGCACAACGGCGGCATCACCGAGGACGAGATCGAAGAGGGCTACATCCTCGCCTGCTGCTCGAACCCGCGCGGCAAGGTCTCGCTCGACCTTTAA
- a CDS encoding saccharopine dehydrogenase family protein, translated as MKKNVLIIGAGGVAQVVAHKCAQNNDVLGDLHIASRTKSKCDEIIASVRDKGAMKVDGVFEAHAVDATKSEEVARVIRETGAEIVINVGTAFVNMHVLDACIETGAAYIDTAIHEEPDKICETPPWYANYEWKKRDLCAEKGVTAILGAGFDPGVVNAYARFAIDQMDEVKSIDIVDINAGSHGKYFATNFDPEINFREFTGTVYYWEDQTWKELSMFESGKTWDLPVVGPSKAYQSGHDEVHSLATNYPEADVRFWMGFGDHYINVFTVLKNIGLLSEQPVTTAEGQEVVPLKVVKACLPDPASLAPDYTGKTCIGDLVTGTKDGEPVELFVYNVADHKEAYEEVGSQGISYTAGVPPVAAAMLIASGEWDAKTMKNVEEMDPKPFFTILDRIGLPTRVQKGGLGGEDMAWTELGA; from the coding sequence TTGAAGAAGAACGTTCTCATCATCGGCGCCGGTGGCGTCGCGCAAGTGGTGGCGCACAAGTGTGCCCAGAACAACGACGTGCTGGGGGATCTCCACATCGCCAGCCGGACGAAATCCAAGTGCGACGAGATCATCGCCAGCGTCCGTGACAAGGGGGCGATGAAGGTCGACGGCGTGTTCGAGGCCCATGCGGTCGACGCCACGAAGTCCGAAGAGGTCGCCCGCGTCATCCGCGAGACCGGCGCCGAAATCGTCATCAACGTGGGCACCGCCTTCGTGAACATGCACGTGCTCGACGCCTGCATCGAGACCGGCGCCGCCTACATCGACACCGCGATCCACGAAGAGCCCGACAAGATCTGCGAGACGCCGCCGTGGTATGCCAACTACGAGTGGAAGAAACGCGACCTCTGCGCCGAAAAGGGCGTGACGGCGATCCTCGGCGCGGGCTTCGACCCGGGCGTGGTGAACGCCTATGCGCGCTTTGCCATCGACCAGATGGACGAGGTGAAGAGCATCGACATCGTCGACATCAACGCGGGCTCGCACGGCAAGTATTTCGCGACGAACTTCGACCCCGAGATCAACTTCCGCGAGTTCACCGGCACCGTCTACTACTGGGAAGACCAGACGTGGAAAGAGCTGTCGATGTTCGAGAGCGGCAAGACATGGGATCTGCCGGTGGTCGGCCCGTCCAAGGCCTACCAGTCGGGCCATGACGAGGTGCACTCGCTGGCGACCAACTACCCCGAGGCCGACGTGCGGTTCTGGATGGGTTTCGGTGACCACTACATCAACGTGTTCACCGTGCTGAAGAACATCGGACTGCTGTCCGAGCAGCCGGTGACCACCGCCGAAGGCCAGGAGGTCGTGCCGCTCAAGGTGGTGAAGGCCTGCCTGCCCGATCCCGCCTCGCTGGCGCCGGACTACACCGGCAAGACCTGCATCGGCGATCTCGTGACGGGGACCAAGGACGGCGAGCCGGTCGAGCTCTTCGTCTACAACGTCGCGGATCACAAGGAAGCCTACGAGGAAGTGGGCAGCCAGGGCATCTCCTACACCGCGGGTGTGCCGCCGGTCGCCGCCGCGATGCTGATCGCCTCGGGCGAGTGGGACGCGAAGACCATGAAGAACGTCGAGGAGATGGACCCCAAGCCGTTCTTCACCATCCTTGACCGGATCGGCCTGCCGACCCGCGTGCAGAAGGGCGGTCTTGGCGGCGAGGACATGGCCTGGACCGAACTCGGCGCCTGA
- a CDS encoding carboxynorspermidine decarboxylase, with product MQTPYYLIDKSRLLPNMEKIAWLREQSGAKALLALKCFATWSVFDMMSEYMDGTTSSSLFEVKLGREKFPGETHAYSVAWAPHEIDEVLASSDKVIFNTAQQLARFEEVSRDHTRGLRVNPGVSTSGFDLADPARPFSRLGEHAPEDIEPVAELISGFMFHNNCENDSFERFDEMLGQIEARFGSLIKRMNWISLGGGIHFTGEGYPLDKLAERLKRFAGENEVQVYLEPGEAAITRSTTLEVTVLDTLFNGKNLAIVDSSIEAHMLDLLIYRESAKMAESGDQEWMICGKSCLAGDIFGEFRFPKALAAGDRLSIEDAAGYTMVKKNWFNGVQMPSIAIRELDGTERLVKAFTYDDFAAALS from the coding sequence ATGCAGACGCCCTACTACCTCATCGACAAGTCCCGCCTTCTGCCGAACATGGAAAAGATCGCCTGGCTGCGCGAACAGTCCGGCGCCAAGGCGCTGCTGGCGCTGAAGTGTTTCGCGACGTGGTCGGTCTTCGACATGATGAGCGAATACATGGATGGCACGACCTCGTCGTCGCTGTTCGAGGTGAAGCTGGGGCGCGAGAAATTCCCGGGCGAGACGCACGCCTATTCCGTCGCCTGGGCCCCGCACGAGATCGACGAGGTGCTCGCCTCGTCCGACAAGGTGATCTTCAACACCGCGCAGCAGCTTGCGCGCTTCGAGGAGGTCAGCCGCGACCACACCCGTGGCCTGCGGGTAAACCCCGGCGTCTCGACCTCCGGCTTCGACCTTGCCGACCCGGCGCGCCCCTTCTCGCGGCTGGGCGAGCACGCGCCCGAGGATATCGAGCCCGTGGCCGAGCTCATCAGCGGCTTCATGTTCCACAACAACTGCGAGAACGACAGCTTCGAGCGGTTCGACGAGATGCTGGGTCAGATCGAGGCGCGCTTCGGGTCTCTCATCAAGCGGATGAACTGGATCTCGCTCGGTGGCGGCATCCATTTCACCGGCGAGGGTTACCCGCTCGACAAGCTCGCCGAGCGGCTCAAGCGCTTCGCGGGCGAAAACGAGGTGCAGGTCTACCTCGAGCCCGGCGAGGCGGCGATCACCAGGTCGACCACGCTCGAGGTCACGGTCCTGGATACGCTGTTCAACGGCAAGAACCTCGCCATCGTCGACAGCTCGATCGAGGCGCACATGCTCGACCTGCTGATCTACCGCGAGAGCGCGAAGATGGCCGAGAGCGGTGACCAGGAGTGGATGATCTGCGGCAAGTCCTGCCTGGCCGGGGATATCTTCGGCGAGTTCCGCTTCCCCAAGGCGCTGGCTGCCGGCGACCGGCTGAGCATCGAGGATGCCGCCGGTTACACGATGGTCAAGAAGAACTGGTTCAACGGCGTCCAGATGCCCTCCATCGCGATCCGGGAGCTGGACGGCACCGAGCGGCTTGTGAAAGCCTTCACCTACGACGATTTCGCGGCTGCCCTGTCGTGA
- a CDS encoding FdhF/YdeP family oxidoreductase has protein sequence MEDHPYNATQQDPDTPFDGAPAGGWGSLKGVARITGEAKPSAVAMKILGGLNKPGGVMCSSCAWAKPAKPNTFEFCENGAKATLWELDRRRVGAEFFAEHSVETLRGWHDHDLESSGRLTEPMRYDPGSGHYKPVSWDEAFAEIGRELAAMSPKEAVFYASGHAGLEASYLYALFARAMGHQNLPQSSNMCHETTSVNLKAAIGTPVGTCTLEDFDHCDTIFFFGQNTGSNSPRFLHVLKEAVDRGCKIVTFNPVRERGLIEFADPQSPAQMTVSGPTTISDHYYQVKPGGDIAAMAGLMKCVLAAEDAAPGTVLDQDFIAAETTGFDETAARIRATDWTEIEAESGLTRAMIEEAAEVYLSADRAIGIYGMGLTQHVNGWLNLGMLVNLLLMRGNIGKLGAGISPVRGHSNVQGQRTVGVGEKSAHMPADKLKELFGIDAPTEEGLNAVHACEGILDGRVKAMISLGGNLVRALPDRERMEAAWPKLRLSVHVATKLNRSHLAPGKVSYILPCLGRTDRDIQAGGEQAVSMEDTFSHIYGSIGQAEPPSDQVKSELAVVAGIAKATPPPNPALRWDEWTANYDLVRALIARTFPDDFAEMNEKLMQPGGFYRGNPARERNWQTDSGKAQFTTPTTLSALGGKPAGKDGMTLVTLRSNDQFNTTIYGFSDRLRGLSGGREVVLIHPAEIERLGLEEGQRVALETLIDDGVNRRVEGLTVTSYDLPPGCVAGYYPELNPLVPLSYHEKNSQTPAYKGTPVRIVA, from the coding sequence ATGGAGGACCATCCGTACAACGCCACGCAGCAGGATCCCGACACCCCGTTCGACGGCGCGCCGGCCGGTGGCTGGGGATCGCTCAAGGGGGTCGCGCGCATCACCGGTGAAGCGAAACCCTCGGCGGTGGCAATGAAGATCCTTGGCGGCCTCAACAAACCCGGCGGCGTCATGTGTTCATCCTGCGCATGGGCGAAGCCTGCCAAGCCCAACACCTTCGAGTTCTGCGAGAACGGCGCCAAGGCGACGCTGTGGGAACTCGACCGCCGCCGCGTCGGTGCAGAGTTCTTCGCCGAGCACAGCGTGGAGACGCTGCGCGGCTGGCACGACCATGACCTCGAAAGCTCGGGCCGGCTGACCGAACCGATGCGCTACGATCCCGGGAGCGGCCATTACAAGCCGGTCTCCTGGGACGAGGCCTTTGCCGAGATCGGCCGCGAGCTGGCGGCGATGTCCCCGAAGGAGGCGGTGTTCTATGCCTCCGGCCACGCCGGGCTCGAGGCATCGTATCTCTACGCGCTCTTCGCCCGCGCCATGGGGCACCAGAACCTGCCGCAATCGTCGAACATGTGCCACGAGACCACGAGCGTGAACCTCAAGGCGGCGATCGGCACGCCGGTCGGCACCTGCACGCTCGAGGATTTCGACCACTGCGACACGATCTTCTTCTTCGGTCAGAACACCGGCAGCAACTCACCACGCTTCCTGCACGTGCTGAAGGAGGCCGTGGACCGGGGCTGCAAGATCGTCACCTTCAACCCGGTGCGCGAGCGCGGGCTGATCGAGTTCGCCGACCCGCAGAGCCCGGCGCAGATGACGGTAAGCGGCCCCACGACCATCTCGGACCATTACTACCAGGTGAAGCCGGGCGGTGACATCGCGGCGATGGCGGGCCTGATGAAATGCGTGCTTGCCGCCGAGGACGCGGCGCCCGGCACCGTGCTCGACCAGGACTTCATCGCCGCCGAGACCACCGGCTTCGACGAGACCGCCGCCCGCATCCGCGCCACCGACTGGACCGAGATCGAGGCGGAGTCGGGTCTCACCCGCGCGATGATCGAAGAGGCCGCCGAGGTCTACCTGTCGGCCGACCGTGCCATCGGCATTTACGGCATGGGGCTGACCCAGCACGTCAATGGCTGGCTCAACCTCGGGATGCTGGTGAACCTGCTGCTCATGCGCGGCAACATCGGCAAGCTCGGCGCCGGCATCTCGCCGGTGCGCGGACACTCCAACGTGCAGGGCCAGCGCACCGTGGGCGTGGGCGAGAAATCCGCGCACATGCCCGCCGACAAGCTCAAGGAGCTGTTCGGCATCGACGCCCCCACCGAGGAAGGCCTGAACGCGGTGCACGCCTGCGAGGGCATCCTCGACGGCCGGGTGAAGGCGATGATCTCGCTCGGCGGCAACCTCGTGCGCGCCCTGCCCGACCGCGAGCGGATGGAGGCTGCCTGGCCCAAGCTGCGGCTCTCGGTGCATGTGGCCACAAAGCTCAACCGCTCGCATCTCGCGCCCGGGAAGGTCAGCTACATTCTGCCCTGCCTCGGCCGCACCGACCGCGACATCCAGGCGGGCGGCGAACAGGCAGTGTCGATGGAAGACACCTTCAGCCACATCTACGGCTCCATCGGGCAGGCCGAGCCGCCGTCCGATCAGGTGAAATCCGAGCTGGCCGTCGTCGCCGGCATCGCCAAGGCAACGCCGCCGCCGAACCCCGCGCTCCGCTGGGACGAGTGGACGGCGAACTACGACCTCGTGCGCGCGCTCATCGCCAGGACGTTTCCCGATGACTTCGCGGAGATGAACGAGAAGCTGATGCAGCCCGGCGGCTTCTACCGCGGCAACCCGGCGCGCGAACGCAACTGGCAGACCGACAGCGGCAAGGCGCAGTTCACCACGCCGACGACGCTGTCTGCACTCGGCGGGAAGCCTGCCGGCAAGGACGGCATGACACTGGTGACGCTGCGCTCGAACGACCAGTTCAACACCACGATCTACGGCTTCTCCGACCGGCTCCGCGGCCTGTCCGGTGGCCGCGAGGTGGTGCTGATCCACCCCGCCGAAATCGAGCGCCTGGGCCTCGAAGAGGGTCAGCGCGTCGCGTTGGAAACGCTGATCGACGACGGTGTCAACCGCCGGGTCGAAGGGCTCACCGTGACCTCCTACGATCTGCCGCCGGGCTGCGTCGCGGGCTACTACCCCGAGCTCAACCCGCTGGTGCCGCTCAGCTACCACGAGAAAAACTCGCAGACCCCGGCATACAAGGGCACCCCGGTGCGCATCGTGGCCTAG